From Macaca mulatta isolate MMU2019108-1 chromosome 3, T2T-MMU8v2.0, whole genome shotgun sequence, the proteins below share one genomic window:
- the FAM220A gene encoding salivary gland specific protein SAGSIN1 isoform X2 → MAAALSGLAVRLSRSAAARSYGVFCKGLTRTLLIFFDLAWRLRINFPYLYIVASMMLNVRLQVHIEIH, encoded by the coding sequence ATGGCGGCGGCTCTGTCGGGCCTGGCTGTCCGGCTCTCGCGCTCGGCCGCCGCCCGCTCCTATGGGGTCTTCTGCAAGGGGCTGACTCGCACGCTGCTCATCTTCTTCGACCTGGCGTGGCGGCTGCGCATCAACTTCCCCTACCTCTACATCGTGGCTTCCATGATGCTCAACGTCCGCCTGCAG